One Nonomuraea angiospora DNA segment encodes these proteins:
- a CDS encoding glycoside hydrolase family 75 protein, with amino-acid sequence MHPPRLRRLVILAVGCLAVTGLVALPARAATVRYEAENATNVQGVVESNHAGFSGTGFVNSDNAAGPYTEWTVNAPAAGTATLAIRYANGTTTTRTTDVSVNGTVVSAGRTFGPTGAWTTWATSTLTAALAAGDNKIRITSTASGGNPNLDYLEVTVADAPATEYQAESATLSQAAVATNHTGYTGSGFVDYVNAAGGYIEWSVNVAEASTHTLTLRYANGTTVNRPMSVAVNGAAVQTRDFPGTGSWDTWADAALTVSLNAGVNTVRATGTTANGGPNVDRLSVSGSGGPDGQAPTVPADVRVTGTSAASITLAWTDSADNVAVTGYRVYEGTTVVTTTPTAGATIGGLTAGSTHTYTVTAIDAAGNESGHSAAATGTTGGAGTGPTADQLLAKVTACSQISNGKYKTDSDVSSATVAVCEKTGAVFWKGDMDIDCDGVRTSQCNEDTDCCFQADTFCHTSGDSPLNAAQLAYMVVPSASSIWDYRTKGIGCGTVVAIVYNGQVEYAVMGDTGPSGIIGEASYRTAADLGINPDPSNGGTDTGVTYIVFTGSGTKVQTIENHTQAVTLGRTLAQRFLDQN; translated from the coding sequence GTGCACCCCCCACGCTTACGCCGCCTCGTCATCCTGGCCGTCGGCTGCCTGGCCGTCACCGGCCTGGTCGCGTTACCCGCCCGGGCCGCGACCGTGCGGTACGAGGCCGAGAACGCCACCAACGTCCAGGGCGTCGTCGAGTCCAACCACGCCGGGTTCTCCGGCACCGGCTTCGTCAACAGCGACAACGCCGCCGGCCCGTACACCGAGTGGACGGTGAACGCGCCCGCGGCCGGCACCGCCACGCTCGCCATCCGCTACGCCAACGGCACCACCACGACCCGCACCACCGATGTCTCGGTCAACGGCACGGTCGTCTCGGCCGGGCGCACGTTCGGCCCCACCGGGGCCTGGACCACGTGGGCCACCTCCACCCTGACCGCCGCGCTCGCCGCGGGCGACAACAAGATCCGCATCACCTCGACGGCCTCGGGCGGCAACCCCAACCTCGACTACCTCGAGGTCACCGTGGCTGACGCGCCCGCGACCGAGTATCAGGCGGAGTCCGCCACGCTGTCGCAGGCCGCGGTGGCGACCAACCACACCGGCTACACCGGCTCGGGCTTCGTCGACTACGTCAACGCCGCGGGCGGCTACATCGAGTGGTCCGTCAACGTGGCCGAGGCCAGCACGCACACTCTCACGCTGAGGTACGCCAACGGCACGACCGTCAACCGGCCGATGAGCGTCGCGGTGAACGGCGCCGCCGTCCAGACCCGCGACTTCCCGGGCACCGGCAGCTGGGACACCTGGGCGGACGCCGCGCTGACGGTGTCGCTGAACGCCGGGGTCAACACCGTCCGCGCGACCGGCACCACCGCCAACGGCGGCCCCAACGTGGACCGGCTTTCGGTCAGCGGCTCCGGCGGGCCCGACGGGCAGGCGCCGACCGTGCCCGCGGACGTCCGCGTCACCGGCACCTCGGCCGCCAGCATCACGCTGGCCTGGACGGACTCCGCCGACAACGTGGCCGTCACCGGCTACCGCGTCTACGAGGGGACGACCGTGGTCACGACCACGCCGACGGCCGGCGCCACGATCGGCGGGCTCACCGCCGGGTCCACGCACACGTACACGGTCACCGCGATCGACGCGGCGGGCAACGAGTCCGGGCACAGCGCCGCGGCCACCGGCACGACCGGCGGGGCCGGCACCGGGCCGACGGCCGACCAGCTCCTGGCGAAGGTGACCGCGTGCAGCCAGATCTCCAACGGCAAGTACAAGACCGACTCCGACGTGAGCTCGGCGACGGTCGCGGTGTGCGAGAAGACCGGGGCGGTGTTCTGGAAGGGCGACATGGACATCGACTGCGACGGGGTGCGCACGTCGCAGTGCAACGAGGACACCGACTGCTGCTTCCAGGCCGACACGTTCTGCCACACCAGCGGGGACTCGCCGCTCAACGCGGCGCAGCTCGCGTACATGGTGGTGCCGAGCGCCAGCTCCATCTGGGACTACCGGACGAAGGGCATCGGCTGCGGCACCGTGGTGGCGATCGTCTACAACGGGCAGGTGGAGTACGCCGTGATGGGTGACACGGGGCCGAGCGGGATCATCGGCGAGGCGTCCTACCGGACGGCGGCCGACCTCGGCATCAACCCCGACCCGAGCAACGGCGGCACGGACACCGGCGTCACGTACATCGTCTTCACCGGCTCCGGCACCAAGGTCCAGACCATCGAGAACCACACCCAGGCGGTCACCTTGGGCCGCACGCTGGCACAGCGCTTCCTCGACCAGAACTGA
- a CDS encoding AMP-binding protein, with protein sequence MADALLSYASGASEVPLLGETIGQNFERAVARFGEREALVDVPTGRRWTYSELDAAVNEVALGLLARGIAKGDRVGIWAPNCAEWVLVQYATAKIGAILVNVNPAYRSHELAYVVEQSGLRLLVSAVTHKSSDYRAMIGEIGFAEAVFIGEPGWDELVESGRRADPALLAERAALLTFDDPINIQYTSGTTGFPKGATLSHHNILNNGYFVGELLGYTEADRVCLPVPLYHCFGMVMGNLGATSHGACVVLPSPGFDPEATLRAVQAEGCTSLYGVPTMFIAELALLNGSGNFDLSTLRTGIMAGSPCPVEVMKRVVSEMNLTEVAICYGMTETSPVSTMTRRDDGLARRTETVGRAMPHIEVKVVDPETRLTLPRGVPGELCTRGYSVMLGYWAQPDATAEAVDAARWMHTGDLATMDADGYVTIVGRIKDMVIRGGENIYPREIEEFLYGHPDVADVQVIGVPDERYGEELMAWIVMRPGVEPLTAERVREFCAGRLAHYKIPRYVHVVDAFPMTVTGKIRKVEMRERAAGILGRS encoded by the coding sequence ATGGCTGACGCATTGCTCTCCTACGCCTCGGGCGCGTCCGAGGTCCCCCTGCTGGGCGAGACGATCGGGCAGAACTTCGAGCGCGCCGTGGCGCGGTTCGGCGAGCGCGAGGCGCTGGTGGACGTGCCGACCGGGCGCCGCTGGACCTACTCGGAGCTCGACGCCGCCGTGAACGAGGTGGCGCTCGGCCTGCTGGCCCGCGGCATCGCCAAAGGTGACCGGGTCGGCATCTGGGCGCCCAACTGCGCCGAATGGGTGCTCGTCCAGTACGCCACCGCCAAGATCGGCGCGATCCTGGTGAACGTCAATCCCGCGTACCGGTCCCACGAGCTGGCCTACGTCGTCGAGCAGTCGGGCCTGCGGCTGCTCGTCAGCGCGGTCACGCACAAGAGCAGCGACTACCGGGCGATGATCGGCGAGATCGGGTTCGCGGAGGCGGTGTTCATCGGCGAGCCCGGCTGGGACGAGCTGGTCGAGAGCGGCAGGCGCGCCGACCCGGCCCTGCTGGCGGAGCGGGCGGCGCTCCTGACGTTCGACGACCCGATCAACATCCAGTACACCTCGGGCACGACCGGCTTCCCGAAGGGCGCCACGCTGTCGCACCACAACATCCTCAACAACGGCTACTTCGTCGGCGAGCTGCTCGGCTACACCGAGGCCGACCGGGTGTGCCTGCCGGTGCCGCTCTACCACTGCTTCGGGATGGTCATGGGCAACCTCGGCGCGACCTCGCACGGCGCGTGCGTCGTGCTGCCCTCGCCGGGGTTCGACCCGGAGGCGACGCTGCGCGCCGTGCAGGCCGAGGGGTGCACGTCCCTGTACGGGGTGCCGACGATGTTCATCGCCGAGCTGGCCCTGCTGAATGGATCCGGAAATTTCGATCTTTCCACCCTCAGAACGGGCATCATGGCCGGATCCCCGTGCCCCGTCGAGGTCATGAAACGCGTAGTCAGCGAGATGAACCTGACCGAGGTCGCCATCTGCTACGGCATGACCGAGACCTCACCCGTGTCCACGATGACCCGCCGGGACGACGGCCTGGCCCGCCGCACCGAGACGGTCGGCCGCGCCATGCCGCACATCGAGGTCAAGGTCGTCGACCCGGAGACCCGGCTCACGCTCCCCCGCGGCGTGCCGGGCGAGCTGTGCACCCGCGGCTACTCGGTCATGCTCGGCTACTGGGCCCAGCCCGACGCCACGGCCGAGGCCGTCGACGCCGCCCGCTGGATGCACACCGGCGACCTGGCCACCATGGACGCCGACGGCTACGTCACCATCGTGGGCCGCATCAAGGACATGGTGATCCGCGGCGGCGAGAACATCTATCCGCGCGAGATCGAGGAGTTCCTCTACGGCCACCCGGACGTCGCCGACGTGCAGGTGATCGGCGTGCCCGACGAGAGGTACGGGGAGGAGCTGATGGCCTGGATCGTCATGCGGCCGGGCGTGGAGCCGCTGACGGCCGAGCGCGTCAGGGAGTTCTGCGCGGGCCGCCTGGCGCACTACAAGATCCCCCGGTACGTGCACGTGGTGGACGCGTTCCCCATGACGGTCACCGGCAAGATCCGCAAGGTGGAGATGCGCGAGCGGGCGGCCGGCATCCTCGGCCGCTCATGA
- a CDS encoding ABC transporter substrate-binding protein has product MIRSLGVAAVICLALTACSSGGSAPQQAAGRTELKLYNDKGAWSKYFDEMGSLSKQQIGLSMKPVGYTDEPTYQAFIKASFRTNVKPDLFTWTTGGRLAEIVAQKQVSDTTAIWQEAIKNGDLSADLAKYYTVGGKQYCVPLNAAYWGMFYNKSVFDKYRLKPPATWDELVKVADTLKKNGVTAFYHTSVLFSFVWFEQLLAGTDPDLYDRLSAGQAKYTDPGVVEVMKRWKSMIDAGYFNNPGDKTDPGDVLKTGKAAMVSFGTWFNTSMTQRDMKAGTDYGFFVVPNVNPALPKTSMIFESGPLCSLAKAPDPGASTKYLKWWVSSSAQEKWATARGDVSANPKVAIADQAIAEVSKAAGSGEYRLVNRYFEATPPPVLTAALDGFGAFVVKPDTYQKVLTDIQAAADEYWSTHPQGN; this is encoded by the coding sequence ATGATCCGGTCACTTGGTGTCGCCGCCGTCATCTGCCTCGCTCTTACCGCCTGCTCCTCCGGCGGATCCGCGCCCCAGCAGGCCGCCGGCAGGACGGAGCTGAAGCTCTACAACGACAAGGGCGCCTGGAGCAAATACTTCGACGAGATGGGCAGCCTGTCCAAGCAGCAGATCGGCCTGTCCATGAAGCCGGTCGGCTACACCGACGAGCCGACGTACCAGGCGTTCATCAAGGCGTCGTTCCGCACGAACGTGAAGCCCGACCTGTTCACCTGGACGACGGGCGGGCGGCTGGCCGAGATCGTCGCGCAGAAGCAGGTCTCCGACACGACCGCCATCTGGCAGGAGGCGATCAAGAACGGCGACCTGTCCGCCGACCTGGCCAAGTACTACACGGTGGGCGGCAAGCAGTACTGCGTGCCGCTGAACGCGGCGTACTGGGGCATGTTCTACAACAAGAGCGTCTTCGACAAGTACCGGCTCAAGCCGCCGGCGACATGGGACGAGCTGGTCAAGGTCGCCGACACCCTGAAGAAGAACGGCGTGACCGCCTTCTACCACACCTCGGTGCTGTTCTCCTTCGTCTGGTTCGAGCAGCTCCTGGCCGGCACCGACCCCGACCTCTACGACCGCCTCTCGGCCGGTCAGGCGAAGTACACCGACCCCGGCGTGGTCGAGGTGATGAAGCGGTGGAAGTCGATGATCGACGCCGGCTACTTCAACAACCCCGGCGACAAGACCGACCCGGGCGACGTGCTCAAGACCGGCAAGGCCGCGATGGTGTCGTTCGGCACGTGGTTCAACACGAGCATGACGCAGCGCGACATGAAGGCGGGCACCGACTACGGCTTCTTCGTCGTCCCGAACGTCAACCCCGCGCTGCCCAAGACGTCGATGATCTTCGAGAGCGGCCCGCTCTGCTCGCTGGCCAAGGCGCCCGACCCCGGCGCGAGCACGAAGTACCTCAAGTGGTGGGTGAGCTCGTCCGCCCAGGAGAAGTGGGCCACGGCCAGGGGCGACGTGTCGGCCAACCCCAAGGTCGCCATCGCCGACCAGGCCATCGCCGAGGTCAGCAAGGCGGCGGGCAGCGGCGAGTATCGCCTGGTGAACCGCTACTTCGAGGCCACCCCGCCCCCGGTGCTCACCGCCGCGCTGGACGGCTTCGGCGCCTTCGTCGTCAAGCCGGACACCTACCAGAAGGTCCTGACGGACATCCAGGCCGCCGCCGACGAGTACTGGAGCACCCACCCGCAGGGCAACTGA
- a CDS encoding AraC family transcriptional regulator, which produces MPTVLRWVEFAAGLPYHAALVPVKGGRRDRPEPHSHADFHELVLVTAGAGVQRVGEAEQPLRAGDVLLVRPHDRHEFASAGGMRFVNIAFPSERWRAFADLAGLAGPADWERRELPPSARADLDGPVAAEFARLLAAYSGAPRVLDLVGLLTAVVPLLEGADGTAVDRRPGWLVSACVAMRREENLREGLPRLQALAAVSPGHLARSMRRHYGCTPIGFVVGRRLEHAALLLTTTTEGIGRIAQRCGFSGQSYFGRLFQERYGMAPRCYREVTRRAVVPMDSQDIK; this is translated from the coding sequence ATGCCGACCGTCCTGCGCTGGGTCGAGTTCGCGGCCGGGCTGCCGTACCACGCGGCCCTGGTGCCGGTGAAGGGCGGCCGCAGGGACCGCCCGGAGCCGCACTCCCACGCCGACTTCCACGAGCTGGTCCTCGTGACGGCGGGGGCGGGCGTGCAGCGGGTCGGCGAGGCGGAGCAGCCGCTGCGCGCCGGGGACGTGCTGCTGGTACGGCCGCACGACCGGCACGAGTTCGCCTCGGCCGGCGGCATGCGCTTCGTCAACATCGCCTTCCCGAGCGAGCGCTGGCGGGCCTTCGCCGACCTGGCGGGGCTGGCGGGACCGGCGGACTGGGAGCGGCGGGAGCTCCCGCCGTCGGCCCGCGCCGACCTGGACGGGCCGGTGGCGGCGGAGTTCGCCCGGCTGCTGGCCGCCTACTCCGGCGCGCCCCGCGTGCTCGACCTGGTCGGGCTGCTGACGGCGGTCGTCCCGCTGCTGGAGGGCGCCGACGGGACGGCCGTGGACCGGCGGCCCGGCTGGCTGGTGTCGGCCTGCGTCGCGATGCGGCGCGAGGAGAACCTGCGCGAGGGCCTGCCCCGGCTGCAGGCCCTCGCCGCGGTCAGCCCGGGGCATCTGGCCCGCTCGATGCGCAGGCACTACGGGTGCACGCCGATCGGGTTCGTGGTCGGTCGCCGGCTGGAGCACGCCGCGCTGCTGCTGACCACGACGACGGAGGGCATCGGCCGGATCGCCCAGCGCTGCGGATTCTCCGGCCAGTCGTATTTCGGCCGGCTCTTCCAGGAGCGGTACGGCATGGCCCCGCGATGTTACCGGGAGGTTACGCGGCGAGCCGTCGTCCCTATGGACAGCCAAGATATCAAGTGA
- a CDS encoding phytanoyl-CoA dioxygenase family protein — MVRVDRTLQDYDRDGYTIFRDVLDRDLIAEASEHVAWLQAKHPDLHGEDLGTELVARDPFWVRLVGDDRLLDIAELFVGPDIALFASHYISKPPFAGKPVLWHQDGAYWPLEPMRVVTLWLAVDEATTENGCLRVIPGSHRQDLHELRQRDDIDNVLGSESAVTVDESQAVDLVLAPGDVEVHHPNILHASNANTSPRRRCGLTIRYIPTSTRITSEEQPFVSALLFRGDPGVNVYQPFPEYVEGEHMPFR, encoded by the coding sequence ATGGTGAGAGTCGACCGGACCCTTCAGGACTACGACCGCGACGGCTACACGATCTTCCGCGACGTCCTCGACCGCGACCTGATCGCCGAGGCGAGCGAGCACGTCGCCTGGCTCCAGGCCAAACACCCCGACCTGCACGGCGAGGACCTGGGCACCGAGCTGGTCGCCCGCGACCCCTTCTGGGTGCGGCTGGTCGGCGACGACCGGCTGCTGGACATCGCCGAGCTCTTCGTCGGCCCCGACATCGCGCTGTTCGCCTCGCACTACATCAGCAAGCCGCCCTTCGCCGGCAAGCCGGTCCTGTGGCACCAGGACGGCGCGTACTGGCCGCTGGAGCCGATGCGCGTCGTCACGCTCTGGTTGGCGGTGGACGAGGCCACGACGGAGAACGGCTGCCTGCGCGTGATCCCCGGCTCACACCGGCAGGACCTGCACGAGCTGCGGCAGCGTGACGACATCGACAACGTGCTCGGCTCGGAGAGCGCGGTGACGGTGGACGAGTCGCAGGCCGTGGACCTCGTCCTGGCGCCCGGCGACGTGGAGGTCCACCACCCCAACATCCTGCACGCCTCCAACGCCAACACCTCGCCGCGCCGCCGCTGCGGCCTGACCATCCGCTACATCCCGACCTCGACCCGGATCACCAGCGAGGAGCAGCCGTTCGTGTCGGCCCTGCTGTTCCGCGGGGACCCGGGCGTGAACGTCTACCAGCCCTTCCCGGAGTACGTGGAGGGCGAGCACATGCCCTTCAGATAG
- a CDS encoding Chromate resistance protein ChrB: MPGTEEAKGGEPQAAGPAKAVTWLMLIYRVPSEPTRLRAAVWRKLRNLGAVYLQNSAAAAPRTPQSERALRALRSEIVESMAGQAFLVSTSSVIGESDLVALYNAARDDEYEEILDKCADFHKEVEKEVLAKHFTYSELEENEEDLAKLRGWFEKVKVRDVLGAARRKEVVEALDGCARTLEEFAASVYEAEDSAIFQHGAG, encoded by the coding sequence GTGCCGGGCACGGAGGAGGCGAAGGGCGGCGAGCCGCAGGCGGCCGGGCCGGCCAAGGCGGTCACCTGGCTCATGCTGATCTACCGGGTGCCCAGCGAGCCGACCAGGCTGCGGGCCGCGGTCTGGCGCAAGCTGCGCAACCTCGGCGCCGTCTATTTGCAGAACTCCGCGGCCGCCGCGCCGCGCACCCCGCAGAGCGAGCGGGCCCTGCGGGCGCTGCGCAGCGAGATCGTCGAGTCGATGGCCGGCCAGGCGTTCCTGGTCAGCACCTCGTCGGTCATCGGCGAGTCCGACCTGGTCGCGCTCTACAACGCCGCCCGCGACGACGAGTACGAGGAGATCCTCGACAAGTGCGCCGACTTCCACAAGGAGGTCGAGAAAGAGGTGCTGGCCAAGCACTTCACCTACAGCGAGCTTGAGGAGAACGAGGAGGATCTCGCCAAGCTCAGGGGCTGGTTCGAGAAGGTCAAGGTTCGCGACGTGCTGGGCGCGGCCCGGCGCAAGGAGGTCGTCGAGGCGCTCGACGGCTGCGCCCGGACGCTGGAGGAGTTCGCCGCCTCGGTCTACGAGGCCGAGGACAGCGCGATCTTCCAGCACGGCGCCGGGTGA
- a CDS encoding amidohydrolase: protein MDPSNPYAGAVAVRDGRVLAVGREEDVLAQAGPGAEVVRAGGRSVLPGFIDPHNHLLSTAETLVAVDARYPAVGSAADLVAAVAAEAARTPAGQWIRAYGMDDAKYPGGRPTRRQLDEATTEHPVIVYHVSGHQAVVNSAALSWRGIGDDVADPAGGAFVRDEGGRLTGMVLDSAMELILPVAVDIGCHGPNFHVDLPLEQLRSWLELAGETYLRAGVTTVCDPQVSRRELLVYRSAWEAGTLPVRTAVMPLSHMLDELSSIGLAGPFGDDRLRFGAMKFYCDGTLLGGTAMFDEPYGEGFTGSLYHQPEQLVDLVRRAATAGWQIGIHTQGDRAMGYSLEAIKAAVAVSGDDARPRIEHCGHPTSAQVREFAALGVIPVNQPNFLYDSGTDFVRRLGERRAHRLQPIREELDAGLRPVLSSDSFVSSLRPMETVSNAVRRRTREGGPIGAEQAITLEEALRAHTIDAAYALRMEDRIGSLTPGKLADVVVLDGDVRSLPADALSGVDAWLTMLDGHIAYRAG, encoded by the coding sequence ATGGACCCCTCGAACCCGTACGCGGGGGCCGTGGCCGTACGCGACGGCCGCGTCCTGGCCGTGGGGCGCGAGGAGGACGTCCTCGCCCAGGCGGGCCCGGGGGCCGAGGTCGTGCGGGCGGGCGGGCGCAGCGTGCTGCCCGGCTTCATCGACCCGCACAACCACCTGCTGTCCACCGCGGAGACGCTGGTGGCGGTGGACGCGCGCTACCCGGCCGTGGGCAGCGCCGCCGACCTGGTCGCCGCCGTCGCCGCCGAGGCCGCCAGGACCCCGGCGGGCCAGTGGATAAGGGCGTACGGGATGGACGACGCCAAATATCCCGGCGGGCGGCCGACCCGGCGGCAGCTCGACGAGGCCACCACCGAGCACCCGGTGATCGTCTACCACGTGTCCGGGCACCAGGCGGTGGTCAACTCGGCCGCGCTGTCCTGGCGCGGCATCGGCGACGACGTGGCCGACCCGGCGGGCGGCGCGTTCGTGCGCGACGAGGGCGGGCGGCTGACCGGCATGGTGCTGGACTCGGCGATGGAGCTGATCCTGCCCGTGGCCGTGGACATCGGCTGCCACGGCCCGAACTTCCACGTCGACCTGCCCCTGGAGCAGCTGCGGTCGTGGCTGGAGCTGGCCGGGGAGACGTACCTGCGGGCCGGGGTGACGACCGTGTGCGACCCGCAGGTCTCGCGCCGCGAGCTGCTGGTCTACCGGTCCGCCTGGGAGGCGGGCACGCTGCCGGTGCGTACGGCGGTCATGCCGCTGTCGCACATGCTGGACGAGCTGTCCTCGATCGGCCTGGCGGGCCCGTTCGGCGACGACCGGCTGCGGTTCGGCGCGATGAAGTTCTACTGCGACGGCACGCTGCTGGGCGGCACGGCGATGTTCGACGAGCCGTACGGCGAGGGCTTCACCGGCTCGCTCTACCACCAGCCCGAGCAGCTCGTCGATCTCGTACGGCGGGCCGCGACGGCGGGCTGGCAGATCGGCATCCACACCCAGGGCGACCGGGCCATGGGCTACTCCCTCGAAGCGATCAAGGCCGCGGTGGCGGTGTCGGGCGACGACGCCCGGCCCAGGATCGAGCACTGCGGCCACCCGACGTCCGCCCAGGTCAGGGAGTTCGCCGCGCTCGGCGTGATCCCGGTCAACCAGCCCAACTTCCTGTACGACAGCGGCACCGACTTCGTGCGCCGGCTCGGCGAGCGGCGGGCGCACCGGCTGCAGCCGATCCGCGAGGAGCTGGACGCGGGCCTGCGCCCGGTGCTGTCCAGCGACTCGTTCGTCTCCTCGCTGCGGCCCATGGAGACGGTGTCGAACGCGGTGCGCCGCCGCACCAGGGAGGGCGGCCCGATCGGGGCGGAGCAGGCGATCACCCTGGAGGAGGCGCTGCGCGCGCACACGATCGACGCGGCGTACGCCCTGCGCATGGAGGACCGGATCGGCTCGCTCACGCCCGGCAAGCTCGCCGACGTGGTGGTCCTGGACGGCGACGTCCGGAGCCTGCCCGCGGACGCGCTGTCCGGCGTGGACGCGTGGCTGACCATGCTCGACGGGCACATCGCCTACCGCGCGGGGTAG
- a CDS encoding MFS transporter gives MNRATRAAGAAFVGTTIEWYDFYVYATAAALLFDDLFFPNASSPTVALMASFATYAVGFFARPLGGIVFGHFGDRVGRKSALVVTLLMMGGATFAVGLLPTYASIGTLAPVLLVLLRFVQGLAVGGEWGGAALMAVEHAPAGKKTFYGGFAQLGNPAGALLATGAFSLMTLFGDDALHSWGWRAPFIVSAVLVLVGLFIRLRVEESPVFEEADKTGVPIKEVFRTSWRSVLLGIGTLPVAIGGYYILTTFLLSYATGPSVGETEQLILNGLSFAAFVELVATLGIAWMGDRFGGRKVAIWFLIGTAVLAVPQFAVLGTHNTFLIFLMLGVMRLATSGTYGPMAAILSEMFPPQVRYTGISLAYQGAGAIFGGLSPLAATALVGAYGGAAWPAVALLVAMCALSVLCLLVAPRHRDRVPAAPITTE, from the coding sequence ATGAATCGCGCCACCCGGGCGGCCGGCGCCGCCTTCGTCGGGACCACGATCGAGTGGTACGACTTCTACGTCTACGCCACGGCGGCCGCGCTGCTCTTCGACGACCTGTTCTTCCCCAACGCCTCCAGCCCCACGGTGGCGCTCATGGCGTCCTTCGCCACGTACGCGGTCGGCTTCTTCGCCAGGCCGCTCGGCGGCATCGTGTTCGGCCACTTCGGCGACCGGGTCGGCCGGAAGTCGGCGCTGGTGGTCACGCTGCTCATGATGGGCGGCGCGACCTTCGCCGTGGGCCTGCTGCCGACGTACGCGTCGATCGGCACGCTCGCCCCCGTGCTCCTGGTGCTGCTCCGCTTCGTGCAGGGGCTGGCGGTCGGCGGCGAGTGGGGCGGGGCCGCGCTGATGGCGGTCGAGCACGCGCCCGCGGGCAAGAAGACCTTCTACGGCGGTTTCGCCCAGCTCGGCAACCCGGCGGGCGCGCTGCTGGCGACGGGCGCGTTCAGCCTGATGACCCTGTTCGGCGACGACGCGCTGCACTCGTGGGGCTGGCGGGCGCCGTTCATCGTCTCGGCCGTGCTGGTGCTGGTGGGCCTGTTCATCCGGCTCCGCGTCGAGGAGTCGCCGGTCTTCGAGGAGGCCGACAAGACCGGGGTGCCGATCAAGGAGGTCTTCCGGACGTCGTGGCGGTCGGTCCTGCTCGGCATCGGCACGCTGCCGGTGGCCATCGGCGGCTACTACATCCTCACCACGTTCCTGCTGTCGTACGCCACGGGCCCGTCGGTCGGCGAGACCGAGCAGCTCATCCTGAACGGCCTGAGCTTCGCCGCCTTCGTGGAGCTGGTCGCCACGCTCGGCATCGCCTGGATGGGCGACAGGTTCGGCGGGCGCAAGGTCGCCATCTGGTTCCTGATCGGCACGGCGGTGCTGGCGGTGCCGCAGTTCGCGGTGCTCGGCACGCACAACACGTTCCTGATCTTCCTGATGCTCGGCGTCATGCGGCTGGCCACCTCGGGCACGTACGGGCCGATGGCCGCGATCCTGTCCGAGATGTTCCCGCCGCAGGTCCGCTACACCGGGATCTCGCTCGCCTACCAGGGCGCCGGCGCGATCTTCGGCGGCCTGTCGCCGCTGGCCGCCACCGCGCTCGTCGGCGCGTACGGCGGCGCCGCCTGGCCGGCCGTGGCGCTGCTGGTCGCCATGTGCGCGCTCAGCGTGCTCTGCCTGCTCGTGGCGCCCCGCCACCGCGACCGCGTGCCGGCCGCTCCGATCACCACCGAATAG